From Mytilus edulis chromosome 9, xbMytEdul2.2, whole genome shotgun sequence, the proteins below share one genomic window:
- the LOC139488797 gene encoding uncharacterized protein, with protein MSSTEDSDSGLSQSSQVAADIMSILASGDEASFSGFSAVADESVHFSPPPKKRQLKSVVVPPETVKKLKKTTASKQNNERGPGKGPGKNKKGKAPVKRGNNVTPSDKDKEREDEFRRIYSKLELLLDRQNSNADRYELASAPEHPVAPEEDEGEVDFSQYDIFGNNADDEFESEVNSEEEFAYAIPKIFEDDDKFGDETHKSIAALVNAVTNRKSVITEIAKDYKVPSNSKSLAPPKVNPEIWHLLNRQARSDDLSFQTIQRILGFGIVPVIRTAEALTKPDAVKMVAKMRVNINNALSMLCAAFFEISYVRRMTLKNNMDQKYHQLCTRHLDVTEYLFGDDVSKKVKDINDAQKMKGVVNTATSKNWRQGGCSYGCPPGINRGRGRYQNNNYGQRGMRNSRYRGRAGYRNQRGRRY; from the coding sequence ATGTCTAGTACGGAAGACTCCGACTCGGGTCTTTCCCAATCAAGCCAAGTGGCGGCGGACATAATGTCCATTCTAGCTTCGGGTGACGAAGCTAGTTTCTCTGGGTTTTCTGCAGTGGCTGATGAGTCAGTACACTTTTCACCACCACCCAAAAAGAGACAATTAAAGTCGGTCGTGGTCCCCCCAGAAACTgttaagaaattaaagaaaactaccgcaagtaaacaaaacaatgaaagaGGCCCGGGTAAGGGACCCGGCAAGAACAAGAAGGGAAAAGCTCCCGTAAAACGGGGAAACAATGTAACACCTTCAGATAAAGATAAAGAAAGAGAAGATGAATTCAGAAGAATTTATTCTAAACTAGAACTCTTGTTAGACAGGCAAAATAGTAATGCCGACAGATATGAATTAGCGAGTGCACCGGAACACCCGGTTGCACCGGAAGAAGACGAAGGTGAAGTTGACTTTAGTCAATATGACATTTTTGGAAACAATGCAGATGATGAGTTTGAGTCAGAGGTAAACAGCGAGGAAGAGTTCGCTTATGCTATACCAAAAATTTTTGAAGATGATGACAAGTTTGGTGACGAAACACATAAGAGTATCGCTGCTCTTGTAAACGCTGTGACAAATCGTAAGTCTGTTATTACAGAAATAGCTAAGGATTATAAAGTTCCTTCAAATAGCAAGTCTTTGGCACCTCCTAAAGTTAATCCTGAGATTTGGCATCTATTGAATCGCCAAGCCAGAAGTGATGATCTGTCCTTTCAAACCATACAAAGGATCTTGGGTTTTGGCATTGTACCAGTAATACGTACTGCAGAAGCACTGACCAAACCAGATGCAGTAAAAATGGTGGCTAAAATGAGGGTCAACATTAATAATGCCCTGTCAATGCTTTGTGCAGCATTTTTTGAAATATCATATGTTAGACGCATGACACTGAAAAACAATATGGATCAGAAGTACCATCAACTGTGTACAAGACATTTAGACGTTACCGAATATTTGTTCGGAGATGATGTGTCCAAGAAAGTTAAAGATATTAATGATGCCCAGAAGATGAAGGGAGTTGTAAATACAGCTACTTCAAAAAACTGGAGACAAGGGGGTTGCAGCTATGGTTGCCCCCCAGGTATAAACAGGGGCAGAGGAAGATACCAAAACAACAATTATGGCCAAAGAGGCATGAGAAACTCCCGCTACAGAGGGAGAGCTGGTTACAGAAACCAAAGAGGCAGGAGATATTAG